Part of the Nostoc sp. ATCC 53789 genome, CAATGACGTAGGCGCTTCGCCTTCCCGCAGTGTATGACTAATACTTCGACTACGCTCAGTACAAGTGACAAATGACTCTTCTATAGCATCAATAGCATTCGCCAAAATATTCATAAATACCTGATTGAGTAACCCGGCGTAGCACTCCACTTGGGGAAGATCGCCGTATTCTTTAATTATGTTGATGTTTTCACTTATTTGGTTATTTTGAAGACGACTTTGTAAGATTATTAGCGTACTATCAATACCTTCATGGATATCAACTAATTTTTTCTCAGATTCATCAAGACGAGAAAAATTTCGTAAAGAAAGAATGATTTGCTCGATTCGCTTGGTACCAACCTGCATAGAAGTGAGAAGACGGGGGAGATCGGTAGTTAAAAAATCCAGTTCAATTTGTGCGATCGCAGTTTTAATTTCCGTTTCTGGTTCAGGATAAGATTGTTGGTACAATCTAATAATATTGAGTAGATTTTGACTATATTCGATGGCGTGAACAAGGTTCCCAGCAATAAAGTTGACAGGGTTGTTGATTTCGTGTGCAATACCAGCAACAAGTTGTCCTAATGCAGCCATTTTTTCATTCTGAATTAATCGCGTATAGTTTTGCTGAAGATCGCGAAAGCCTGCTTTAGCAACTCTAGATTGTTCCTCTACTTGTTGTAGCTGAACGAGTGTTAATACATGAATTTGAGAGTAGGCTAAGAGTAATTGATGAAAATCGACTAGCTTATATTTTCCACACGTAGTTTTGATCAAAATTGGCTCGTATGCAATTTGAGGTGGTCGTTGCAAAGTTATCTCAGTTGCTTTAACAATAGGCGTATCCTCAGAAATGGCTAATATCTCTGTCTGGAAAAACTTGTAAAGAATTTTAATCGGTTTTGTAGAAAATAAAGCCAAACTGTAGGGGTAACTCATATACTCAAAAAATTTCCGCCGTGAAATCATCCCTACATACTCTTGATTGTTATTGAGGATAATTCCTGGTAATAAAGGCTCTTGCTTAAAGAGCGTAACTAAATCATTCCCTGGAAACTCTATTTCAATATGAACTTGCCAAGAGAGTAATTCTTGTAACGTTGACTCTAATCGCAAATTTGACTCATCAGTATTTGTTGTACTACGAATAGTCGATATACTCTCATGTCTTGACTGTTGAGGTAATATTTCTGGCAACATTATGAATACCCGTCTCTATAATTTCAAAATTCATCAATCGTTATAAACTTATCTTTCCCAGATTGCTAACCAAAATTCACAGTGTAGATGTGGGAATATAGAGTACCTCAGAAAATCCAATACTTTTATGAAAGCGTAGACATTTATCGGCTTATCATTAGGGGCTATTTCTCAGGTAAATTTTAATTAGGATGCGTTAGTCTAAAGCAATAACACACCATTTTTATAGCGATGTGCTAGGCGCTATGAGCATCTTTTGAGCTGCAAATTATATCAAAATATTCACTTAATAAAAAGGTTAAAATATAACCTTTTTATTGATGTTCTCTTTCTATTTAATATTAAACCAAGGCCACTAGCAACAGAGTACCACCTAATGTTGTAGACTCAGGTACTTTATCTGTAAGAGACATATTAAAAATTTTATTAACCCTTAGATAACTAAATCTTTACTTTTTATTATAAAAAAAGTGGTAAAAGCTTATTTTGTAATACTTTTTAAAATTGCCATTATTTAATATGGAATCTCATAACTCATTGAGGCTAAACCGTCGCCAGTTTTTGCTACGTTCAGCGATTACGGCAGGTGGGATTATATCCACCAATTTTGTATCAAAATCACAAGTTTTTGCTGAAGCACCTGCAATTATCACCTCAGATAAAATGCGTCCTGCTATACCTTATGGCGTAGCTAGCGGAGATATTTCTAACGATAGTATTGTTATTTGGAGTCGTAGCGATCGCCCCGCCAAAATGATCGTAGAATACTCTACCAGCGAATCTTTTAAAAATGTGCAGCGAGTTGTCGGGCCCAATGCTTTACAAAATAGCGACTTTACAGCACGACTTTATCTGAGAAACCTGCCACCAGACCAACAATTATTTTATCGGGTAATCTTCCAAGACTTAGATTATAAAGGCACTTACAGCGCTCCTGTCAAAGGCTCTTTCCGAACTCCCCCCAAATTTGGGCGAGATATATTCTTTGTTTGGGGTGGCGACACCGCCGGTCAGGGATGGGGTATTAATCCTGATTTTGGTGGGATGAAAATTTACGAAACCATGCGTCAACTTAATCCCGACTTTTTCATTCACTCTGGCGATAATATTTATGCTGATGGCCCCATTCAATCAGAAGTGAAGCTAGACGACGGCACAATCTGGAAAAACATCACTACACCAGAAAAATCAAAAGTAGCAGAAACTCTTACAGAATTTCGTGGCAACTATATTTACAATTTGTTGGATGAAAACATCAAGCGTTTCAACGCCGAAGTTCCGATATTGGCACAGTGGGACGACCACGAAACAAGAAACAATTGGTATCCTGGACAAACTATCCTCAACGATGACCGTTATATAGTTAAGGATGTTAACTTGCTAGCTAAAAGAGCAAGGCAAGCATTTTTGGAATATCTGCCTATTGGGTATACAACCAATGAGCCAGACAAAGCGAAAATTTATCGCTTCTTTAAGCATGGCCCATTATTAGACATTTTCATGCTGGATGAGCGCACCTATCGGGGGCCGAATAGCCCTAATAATCAGCCAGTACCAAGTAAAGACACAGAATTTACCGGTAGAACACAAATACAATGGTTAAAAAGGCAATTGCTATCATCAAAAGCAACATGGAAAGTGATTGCTAGTGATATGCCTCTGGGATTGATAGTGAGAGATGGTAGCACAAACTTTGAAGCTTGGGCTAACGGAGATGGCCCGGCTTTAGGAAGAGAACTAGAACTTGCAGATTTACTCAGATTTATCAAAAATAAGAATATCCAGAATGTTGTTTGGTTAACTGCTGATGTACATTACGCAGCAGCCCACTATTATGACCCCAGCAAAGCACAGTTTACAGATTTTAAGCCTTTTTGGGAGTTTGTCGCCGGGCCTCTGAACTCTGGCACATTTGGGCCAAACCAACTAGAAAATACCTTTGGCCCCCAATTGATATTTCAAAGCCTTCCTCCAGGTACAAAAGCAAATCGTCCCCCAAGTGAAGGTTTGCAATTCTTTGGAGGAGTCAAAATTGATGCTTATACAAAGGTGATGACTGTAACATTGCGTAACTTGGCTGGAGAGACTGTTTATAGTGTAGATTTACCGCCAGAAAAATAAATTATCAAAAGCGTGGCGAACTATTAAGACAAGGGGTAAAATCCCCTTGTTTAACGTAAACAAATTCTCTCTTCTCTGTGTACTCTGCGCCTCTGTGGTTAATTAAAAATTGTAGTCAGAGTAAGTTACCCATGAATATGAAGAAATAGGGAATAACCACTGGCAGCAAAAATAAAAAGGATAGCCGCAGGAAAAATTACTACATCCCTGACGATAAATAAAATCCAATCTTTTCTTAGTTCTTGTTTAAATTTAAGTTCTCTCAGCTTTCGCTCAAGTTCTACGTCTTCTTGTGACGGCAAACTTTCAGGTGATAAAATTAGTGGATTGTCGTCTGTACTGGCAATTATTTTTGATAAATCTGTTCTATTTGTCATGCTATTTAGACACAAATAATTAAAATATTACTGTCGAATTTATTTTATAAACTTTTTTTATTTCAAACATCACGGTTAAATTGTATCTTGATGTTTGTTCATTCTTTGTCGGATTGTTTGACGGATATCTTCCCAATCTTGAACAGTCATTTCTGTTGCATTCCCAGAGTTTAATCCTTCCAGAAGCATTGTTTCTAGACGTTCTTTAGCTCTCTGTTTTTGGTCTTGTCGCACTAATTCACGAAAATATTCGCTGATACTGCTATAATCACCTTGAGCTACCTGTTCTTCTATATAAGTTCGCATGGTGTCAGGTAAGGAAATATTTATACTTTTTACAAGGGTTATTTCCTGAATATGTTTTTCTACATTATGGCAGTTTTTGCGATTTTATACTGATAGTCCCTATGCGTCTAGACTTAAAGATAGCCGTTGATAGTATATTTAATCTAATTAGCGGTGCGTTAGGCATTATGCCATAACGCACGCTACTGGTTACTTACTCAATCACAACGTACATATAATTTAGGGTTTCCAAGTACTGAGAGACTGACGAATTGATTTTAATTCCTGTAGATATTCATTCAGTTTCTCTTTTTGAAAATTCAAGATATCAAGAATTTTATCTACTTCTGA contains:
- a CDS encoding alkaline phosphatase codes for the protein MESHNSLRLNRRQFLLRSAITAGGIISTNFVSKSQVFAEAPAIITSDKMRPAIPYGVASGDISNDSIVIWSRSDRPAKMIVEYSTSESFKNVQRVVGPNALQNSDFTARLYLRNLPPDQQLFYRVIFQDLDYKGTYSAPVKGSFRTPPKFGRDIFFVWGGDTAGQGWGINPDFGGMKIYETMRQLNPDFFIHSGDNIYADGPIQSEVKLDDGTIWKNITTPEKSKVAETLTEFRGNYIYNLLDENIKRFNAEVPILAQWDDHETRNNWYPGQTILNDDRYIVKDVNLLAKRARQAFLEYLPIGYTTNEPDKAKIYRFFKHGPLLDIFMLDERTYRGPNSPNNQPVPSKDTEFTGRTQIQWLKRQLLSSKATWKVIASDMPLGLIVRDGSTNFEAWANGDGPALGRELELADLLRFIKNKNIQNVVWLTADVHYAAAHYYDPSKAQFTDFKPFWEFVAGPLNSGTFGPNQLENTFGPQLIFQSLPPGTKANRPPSEGLQFFGGVKIDAYTKVMTVTLRNLAGETVYSVDLPPEK
- a CDS encoding type II toxin-antitoxin system ParD family antitoxin, coding for MRTYIEEQVAQGDYSSISEYFRELVRQDQKQRAKERLETMLLEGLNSGNATEMTVQDWEDIRQTIRQRMNKHQDTI
- a CDS encoding ATP-binding protein, which encodes MLPEILPQQSRHESISTIRSTTNTDESNLRLESTLQELLSWQVHIEIEFPGNDLVTLFKQEPLLPGIILNNNQEYVGMISRRKFFEYMSYPYSLALFSTKPIKILYKFFQTEILAISEDTPIVKATEITLQRPPQIAYEPILIKTTCGKYKLVDFHQLLLAYSQIHVLTLVQLQQVEEQSRVAKAGFRDLQQNYTRLIQNEKMAALGQLVAGIAHEINNPVNFIAGNLVHAIEYSQNLLNIIRLYQQSYPEPETEIKTAIAQIELDFLTTDLPRLLTSMQVGTKRIEQIILSLRNFSRLDESEKKLVDIHEGIDSTLIILQSRLQNNQISENINIIKEYGDLPQVECYAGLLNQVFMNILANAIDAIEESFVTCTERSRSISHTLREGEAPTSLLRDKGKICIRTQLTDDNQVIIRISDNGPGIPENLQKQLFDPFFTTKPVGKGTGLGLSISYQIVVEKHGGHLQCISTFGKGTEFIIEIPIHLNSELV